Proteins encoded within one genomic window of Diceros bicornis minor isolate mBicDic1 chromosome X, mDicBic1.mat.cur, whole genome shotgun sequence:
- the SPIN4 gene encoding spindlin-4 — protein MSPPTVPPMGVDGVSAYLMKKRHTHRKQRRKPTFLTRRNIVGCRIQHGWKEGNEPVEQWKGTVLEQVSVKPTLYIVKYDGKDSVYGLELHRDKRVLALEILPERVPTPRIDSRLADSLIGKAVGHVFEGEHGRKDEWKGMVLARAPVMDTWFYITYEKDPVLYMYTLLDDYKDGDLRIIPDSNYYFPTAEREPGEVVDSLVGKQVEHAKDDGSKRTGIFIHQVVAKPSVYFIKFDDDIHIYVYGLVKTP, from the coding sequence ATGTCGCCCCCAACTGTGCCTCCGATGGGCGTAGATGGCGTGTCCGCATACCTGATGAAGAAAAGACACACCCACAGGAAGCAGAGGCGCAAGCCTACTTTCCTCACCCGTAGGAATATAGTGGGCTGCCGCATTCAACACGgctggaaggaaggcaatgagcccgTGGAGCAGTGGAAGGGCACCGTGCTCGAGCAGGTTTCCGTGAAGCCCACTCTCTACATCGTCAAATATGATGGCAAGGATAGTGTGTATGGACTAGAACTACACCGAGATAAGAGAGTTTTAGCGCTAGAGATCCTTCCTGAGAGAGTGCCAACTCCTCGCATCGATTCTCGCCTGGCAGATTCCCTGATTGGCAAAGCAGTGGGGCATGTGTTTGAGGGTGAGCACGGTAGGAAAGATGAATGGAAGGGCATGGTCCTGGCGCGAGCTCCGGTGATGGACACTTGGTTTTATATCACTTACGAGAAAGATCCGGTCCTTTATATGTATACGCTGCTGGATGACTACAAAGATGGTGACCTGCGCATCATTCCAGATTCCAACTACTACTTCCCTACAGCAGAACGAGAGCCTGGAGAAGTGGTCGACAGCCTCGTGGGCAAacaagtggagcacgccaaagaTGACGGGTCCAAGAGAACCGGCATTTTCATCCATCAAGTGGTGGCCAAGCCGTCCGTCTACTTCATTAAGTTTGATGATGATATTCACATTTATGTCTATGGTTTGGTGAAAACCCCCTAA